One region of Eubalaena glacialis isolate mEubGla1 chromosome 6, mEubGla1.1.hap2.+ XY, whole genome shotgun sequence genomic DNA includes:
- the TFF2 gene encoding trefoil factor 2 — MDMGPRCARLLAVLLLLGLCALVGAQKPDPCQCSRLSPKNRVNCGFPGITSDQCFSASCCFDSSTPGVPWCFKPLPKQESEECVMEVSARKNCGYPGISPQDCASRKCCFSDAIPQVPWCFFPLSVQGGPWGVSWLPPEQQLVTSDPPPSDNRPFFLPPPSPPLLGLGPPGAPIAPLGSAGT, encoded by the exons ATGGACATGGGACCCCGCTGCGCCCGGCTCCTGGCTGTGCTCCTCCTGCTGGGGCTGTGTGCCCTGGTGGGGGCCCAGAAACCTG ACCCCTGCCAGTGCTCACGCTTGAGCCCCAAGAACAGGGTGAATTGCGGCTTCCCAGGCATCACCAGCGACCAGTGCTTCTCCGCCAGCTGCTGCTTCGACTCCAGCACCCCCGGGGTCCCCTGGTGTTTCAAGCCTCTCCCCAAGCAAG AGTCAGAGGAGTGTGTCATGGAGGTCTCGGCCCGCAAGAACTGCGGCTACCCGGGCATCAGCCCCCAGGACTGCGCCTCCAGGAAGTGTTGCTTCTCCGACGCCATCCCCCAAGTGCCCTGGTGCTTCTTCCCGCTCTCCGTGCAAG GTGGCCCATGGGGAGTGTCCTGGTTGCCCCCGGAGCAGCAGCTGGTGACATCCGACCCCCCTCCGTCAGACAACCGACCTTTCTTcctcccccctccatcccctcctctgCTGGGCCTAGGCCCTCCAGGGGCACCCATAGCCccgctgggctcagctgggacaTAG